The Kitasatospora setae KM-6054 genome contains a region encoding:
- a CDS encoding recombinase family protein yields MLTDETTSPERQREANDRTAEMLNIDFGEGDQRREAVDLDVSASKTAPWERPELGKWLADPDSFDVIVWWRFDRAVRSQGHMHKLAEWASEHRKMIVFAEGVGGSQQTFDFRNPLDPVTRMMLNQFAFAAEMEAWSIKERVTGAQAAMRRMPFRFKGGRPSYGYKIIPMPAEHGGVGKTLGQDESAVKVIIRIIRDLLDGKTITRICQELENDEVPTPRDHWSVSRGRKTGGKTGGAKGETNVRDVFKWVPTVLKKILTNPALLGWKMHNGDPIRDAEGAPILATEQPILTREEFDVIGKLFDDRKITEPRAIPTDASKLLRVVHCGTCGSRMYHQTNKKQQRAYTCGGHLTRVKCASPMTIRADWVEDYVEREFLALTGRIRIQRTIITPGYDPAQELAHVLAEYEAHQEEKGEQKSTAAKAAWKRRAAALDNRMATLESTPARPETREKVATDETFADLWGKSDDDARRRLLLDAGARLEIRKGVRGGWRTLDPRRVSFTVTGDLDPAVESWAGLRDELTMTPETAPAAGSRMRLAEPVGASAA; encoded by the coding sequence GTGCTGACCGACGAGACCACCAGCCCCGAGCGGCAGCGCGAAGCCAACGACCGCACCGCCGAGATGCTGAACATCGACTTCGGCGAGGGCGACCAGCGCCGCGAGGCTGTCGACCTTGACGTGTCGGCGAGTAAGACCGCTCCGTGGGAACGTCCGGAGCTTGGCAAGTGGCTCGCGGACCCCGACAGCTTCGACGTGATCGTGTGGTGGCGCTTCGACCGTGCCGTCCGGTCGCAGGGGCACATGCACAAGCTCGCGGAGTGGGCGAGCGAGCACCGCAAGATGATCGTCTTCGCCGAGGGCGTCGGGGGCAGTCAGCAGACGTTCGACTTCCGCAACCCGCTCGACCCGGTTACGCGCATGATGCTCAATCAGTTTGCGTTCGCCGCCGAGATGGAAGCGTGGTCCATCAAGGAACGCGTCACCGGGGCGCAGGCTGCCATGCGCCGGATGCCGTTCCGGTTCAAGGGCGGTCGCCCGTCCTACGGGTACAAGATCATTCCCATGCCCGCGGAACACGGCGGGGTCGGTAAGACGCTCGGGCAGGACGAAAGCGCCGTCAAGGTCATCATCCGCATCATCCGGGACCTGTTGGACGGCAAGACCATCACCCGGATATGCCAGGAGCTGGAGAACGACGAAGTACCGACCCCGCGCGACCACTGGTCCGTCAGCCGGGGCAGGAAGACCGGCGGCAAGACCGGGGGCGCCAAGGGTGAGACCAACGTCCGGGACGTGTTCAAGTGGGTGCCGACGGTCCTTAAGAAGATCCTGACGAATCCTGCGCTGCTGGGCTGGAAGATGCACAACGGCGACCCGATCCGGGATGCCGAGGGCGCGCCGATCCTGGCGACCGAACAGCCGATCCTGACCCGTGAAGAGTTCGACGTGATCGGGAAGCTCTTCGATGACCGCAAGATCACCGAGCCCCGTGCCATCCCCACGGACGCATCCAAGTTGCTCCGGGTCGTCCACTGCGGGACGTGCGGATCTCGCATGTACCACCAGACCAACAAGAAGCAGCAGCGCGCCTACACCTGCGGCGGACACCTTACGCGGGTCAAGTGCGCGTCTCCGATGACCATCCGGGCGGATTGGGTCGAAGACTACGTAGAGCGGGAGTTCCTGGCACTCACGGGCCGTATCCGGATTCAGCGGACCATCATCACGCCCGGGTACGACCCGGCGCAGGAACTCGCGCACGTCCTCGCCGAGTACGAAGCCCACCAGGAGGAGAAGGGCGAGCAGAAGTCCACCGCGGCAAAGGCAGCATGGAAGCGGCGGGCTGCGGCGCTCGACAACCGCATGGCCACGTTGGAGAGCACTCCGGCCCGCCCCGAGACGCGCGAGAAGGTCGCCACGGATGAGACGTTCGCCGATCTGTGGGGCAAGTCGGACGATGACGCTCGCCGGCGACTGCTGCTCGACGCCGGGGCCCGGCTGGAGATCCGCAAGGGCGTCCGGGGCGGTTGGCGGACGCTCGACCCGCGCCGGGTGTCGTTCACGGTGACCGGGGACCTTGACCCCGCGGTGGAGTCGTGGGCCGGGCTCCGGGACGAACTGACCATGACCCCCGAGACCGCTCCCGCGGCAGGCAGCCGGATGCGTCTCGCCGAGCCCGTCGGGGCGTCGGCAGCGTAG
- a CDS encoding HAMP domain-containing protein, giving the protein MDSSTPDPGRPQPQPHSQPPADEAPEAVAAPDGVALRRLLAGLTAVRDGDLTLRLPDAPGVLGEISGVYNDMAERLARLNAEVTRVAREVGTEGVLGGQAEVPQAHGAWRELADSVNAMAGNLTTQVRNIAQVTTAVARGDLTRKIDVDARGEILELKNTVNTMVEQLSSFAAEVTRVAREVGTEGILGGQADVRGVSGTWRDLTDSVNFMAGNLTAQVRSIAQVATAVARGDLTRKADVVARGEILELKSTVNTMVEQLSSFAGEVTRVAREVGTEGILGGQADVRGVSGTWRDLTDNVNVMASNLTGQVRSIAQVAIAVARGDLSQRVTVESEGEVAALAGALNTMVDTLSAFAAEVTRVAREVGTDGRLGGQARVPNVAGTWKDLTDSVNFMAHNLTSQVRNIAQVTTAVARGDLTRKIDVDARGEILELKNTVNTMVEQLSSFAAEVTRVAREVGTEGRLGGQAEVEGVSGTWKRLTENVNELAGNLTRQVRAIAEVTSAVTAGDLTRSITVDASGEVADLKDNVNVMVESLRETTRANREQDWLKTHLARLTALIQGRREPAAVAELLMDELCPLLDAQYGTCYLAEETDDGTVLTRAAAYGHHYADTPRRFGLGESLIGQAGRSRRPIAISQLPPGYAEIGSGLGSATPRELLIQPIAMEDRLLGVVEVATLHHFTDLHRDFLERLAQDIGTTLATLLANARTDELLRESRRLTSELRARSEQLVDGQEELRRSNAELGEKAELLAAQNRDIEAKNLQIEQARRELEERAQQLTRTSMYKSEFLANMSHELRTPLNSLLILAQLLAQNTGGNLTGKQVEYAEVIRSAGSDLLQLINDILDLSKVEAGKLDVTVEPFELRELLDYVDTTFRPLAAEKGLDFRITAAPGAPEQLYTDQARLRQILRNLLSNAVKFTDRGFVELAVEPARPGELPTERSDLAAVAFRVQDSGIGIGADHLESIFGAFQQADGTTSRKYGGTGLGLSISRELARLLGGAVSAESAPGEGSRFTLLLPAAPAPATAAPAADGTADGTPEGRPDGERAAAERRILVVEPDPPGLLTLLARSGVTGRDPATTVHSAGDPDSALTALDRTPYDLVVLDLGLPDDGARALLTALEQRESPVPVLGHTGSAGSADNALPAAERLETTTGLDELRERIAKAVAAPDTPAAAPAPLVGPAPAGTSQAGPAPTGSLAGRTVLVIDDDPRNVYALSTALELEGATALHAANGRTGLALLRTHPETDLVLMDLMMPELDGYAATAAIRAGTDHPNVPIVAVTAKAMPDDRARSLAAGADDHLTKPVDAAELITTVQRWVES; this is encoded by the coding sequence GTGGACAGCAGCACCCCCGACCCCGGGCGGCCGCAGCCGCAGCCGCACTCGCAGCCGCCCGCCGACGAGGCCCCGGAGGCCGTCGCCGCCCCCGACGGCGTCGCGCTGCGCCGCCTGCTCGCGGGCCTGACCGCCGTCCGGGACGGCGATCTCACGCTGCGGCTGCCGGACGCGCCCGGCGTGCTGGGCGAGATCTCCGGCGTCTACAACGACATGGCGGAGCGGCTGGCCCGGCTGAACGCCGAGGTCACCCGGGTCGCCCGGGAGGTCGGCACCGAGGGTGTGCTCGGCGGCCAGGCGGAGGTGCCGCAGGCGCACGGCGCGTGGCGGGAGCTGGCCGACTCGGTGAACGCGATGGCGGGCAACCTCACCACCCAGGTCCGGAACATCGCGCAGGTGACCACGGCGGTGGCGCGCGGTGACCTGACCCGGAAGATCGACGTGGACGCGCGGGGCGAGATCCTGGAGTTGAAGAACACCGTCAACACGATGGTGGAGCAGCTGAGTTCGTTCGCCGCCGAGGTGACCCGCGTCGCCCGCGAGGTCGGCACCGAGGGCATCCTGGGCGGGCAGGCGGACGTCCGGGGCGTCTCCGGGACGTGGCGCGACCTGACCGACAGCGTCAACTTCATGGCGGGCAACCTGACCGCGCAGGTCCGCTCGATCGCGCAGGTGGCCACCGCCGTGGCGCGCGGTGACCTGACCCGGAAGGCCGACGTGGTGGCCCGGGGTGAGATCCTGGAACTGAAGAGCACCGTCAACACGATGGTGGAGCAGCTGAGTTCGTTCGCCGGCGAGGTGACGCGGGTGGCCCGCGAGGTCGGCACCGAGGGCATCCTGGGCGGGCAGGCGGACGTCCGGGGCGTCTCCGGGACGTGGCGCGACCTGACCGACAACGTCAACGTGATGGCGTCCAACCTGACCGGCCAGGTCCGCTCGATCGCGCAGGTCGCCATCGCCGTCGCGCGCGGCGACCTGTCGCAGCGGGTGACCGTCGAGTCGGAGGGTGAAGTCGCCGCGCTCGCCGGGGCGTTGAACACCATGGTGGACACCCTGTCGGCGTTCGCCGCCGAGGTGACGCGGGTCGCCCGCGAGGTCGGCACGGACGGTCGGCTCGGCGGGCAGGCCCGGGTGCCGAACGTCGCGGGCACCTGGAAGGACCTCACCGACAGCGTCAACTTCATGGCGCACAACCTGACCTCGCAGGTCCGGAACATCGCGCAGGTGACCACGGCGGTGGCGCGCGGCGACCTGACCCGGAAGATCGACGTGGACGCGCGGGGTGAGATCCTGGAGTTGAAGAACACCGTCAACACCATGGTGGAGCAGCTGAGTTCGTTCGCCGCCGAGGTGACCCGCGTCGCCCGCGAGGTCGGCACCGAGGGCCGGCTCGGCGGCCAGGCCGAGGTGGAGGGCGTCTCCGGCACCTGGAAGCGCCTCACCGAGAACGTCAACGAGCTCGCCGGGAACCTCACCCGGCAGGTCCGCGCGATCGCCGAGGTCACCAGCGCCGTCACCGCCGGCGACCTGACCCGCTCGATCACCGTCGACGCGTCCGGCGAGGTCGCCGACCTCAAGGACAACGTCAACGTGATGGTGGAGTCGCTGCGCGAGACCACCCGTGCCAACCGCGAGCAGGACTGGCTGAAGACCCACCTGGCCCGGCTCACCGCGCTGATCCAGGGCCGCCGCGAACCCGCCGCCGTGGCCGAGCTGTTGATGGACGAGCTCTGCCCGCTGCTGGACGCCCAGTACGGCACCTGCTACCTCGCCGAGGAGACCGACGACGGCACCGTGCTGACCCGGGCCGCCGCCTACGGCCACCACTACGCCGACACCCCGCGCCGGTTCGGCCTCGGCGAGTCGCTGATCGGCCAGGCCGGCCGCAGCCGCCGCCCGATCGCGATCAGCCAACTCCCGCCCGGATACGCCGAGATCGGCTCCGGCCTGGGCTCCGCGACCCCCCGCGAACTGCTGATCCAGCCGATCGCCATGGAGGACCGGCTGCTCGGCGTGGTCGAGGTCGCCACCCTGCACCACTTCACCGACCTGCACCGCGACTTCCTGGAACGCCTCGCCCAGGACATCGGCACCACCCTGGCCACCCTGCTGGCCAACGCCCGGACCGACGAACTGCTCCGCGAGTCCCGCCGCCTCACCTCCGAACTCCGGGCCCGATCCGAGCAGTTGGTCGACGGCCAGGAGGAGCTGCGGCGCTCCAACGCCGAACTCGGCGAGAAGGCCGAACTGCTGGCCGCGCAGAACCGCGACATCGAGGCGAAGAACCTCCAGATCGAACAAGCCCGTCGCGAACTGGAGGAACGCGCCCAGCAGTTGACCCGCACCTCGATGTACAAGTCGGAGTTCCTGGCCAACATGAGCCACGAACTGCGCACCCCGCTGAACAGCCTGCTGATCCTGGCCCAACTGCTCGCCCAGAACACCGGGGGCAACCTCACCGGCAAGCAGGTCGAGTACGCCGAGGTGATCCGCTCGGCCGGCTCCGACCTGCTCCAGCTGATCAACGACATCCTGGACCTCTCCAAGGTCGAGGCCGGCAAACTCGACGTCACCGTCGAACCGTTCGAGCTGCGCGAACTCCTCGACTACGTCGACACCACCTTCCGCCCGCTGGCCGCGGAGAAGGGCCTCGACTTCCGGATCACCGCCGCCCCCGGCGCCCCCGAGCAGCTGTACACCGACCAGGCCAGGCTGCGGCAGATCCTGCGGAACCTGCTCTCCAACGCGGTGAAGTTCACCGACCGCGGCTTCGTCGAACTCGCCGTCGAACCCGCCCGCCCCGGCGAACTCCCCACCGAGCGCAGCGACCTGGCCGCCGTCGCGTTCCGCGTCCAGGACTCCGGCATCGGCATCGGCGCCGACCACCTGGAATCCATCTTCGGCGCCTTCCAACAGGCCGACGGCACCACCAGCCGCAAGTACGGCGGCACCGGCCTCGGCCTGTCCATCAGCCGCGAACTCGCCCGCCTGCTCGGCGGCGCGGTCAGCGCCGAATCCGCACCCGGCGAAGGCAGCCGCTTCACCCTGCTGCTCCCCGCCGCCCCCGCCCCCGCCACCGCCGCCCCCGCCGCCGACGGCACGGCGGACGGCACGCCGGAAGGCCGCCCGGACGGGGAACGGGCCGCCGCCGAACGCCGCATCCTGGTGGTCGAACCCGACCCGCCCGGCCTGCTCACCCTGCTCGCCCGCAGCGGCGTCACCGGCCGCGACCCCGCCACCACCGTCCACAGCGCGGGTGACCCCGACAGCGCCCTCACCGCCCTCGACCGGACCCCGTACGACCTGGTCGTCCTCGACCTCGGCCTGCCCGACGACGGCGCCCGCGCCCTGCTCACCGCCCTCGAACAGCGCGAGTCCCCCGTTCCCGTCCTCGGCCACACCGGCAGCGCCGGCAGCGCCGACAACGCCCTCCCGGCCGCCGAACGGCTGGAGACCACCACCGGCCTGGACGAACTGCGCGAACGCATCGCCAAGGCCGTCGCCGCGCCCGACACCCCCGCCGCAGCCCCGGCGCCACTCGTCGGACCCGCACCGGCCGGAACCTCGCAGGCCGGACCCGCGCCGACCGGGAGCCTCGCCGGGCGGACCGTCCTGGTCATCGACGACGACCCGCGCAACGTCTACGCCCTCAGCACCGCACTCGAACTGGAAGGCGCCACCGCCCTGCACGCGGCCAACGGCCGCACCGGCCTCGCCCTGCTGCGCACCCACCCCGAGACCGACCTCGTGCTGATGGACCTGATGATGCCCGAACTCGACGGCTACGCCGCCACCGCGGCGATCCGCGCGGGCACCGACCACCCCAACGTCCCGATCGTCGCCGTCACCGCCAAGGCCATGCCGGACGACCGCGCCCGCAGCCTCGCCGCAGGGGCCGACGACCACCTCACCAAACCCGTCGACGCCGCCGAACTGATCACCACCGTGCAGCGCTGGGTGGAGAGTTGA
- a CDS encoding ATP-binding protein gives MGARPSRPTGPAGPVRGGPERRSLPLTGAPGTVARGREFTRLALRAWGWLPAPDDDGRTAAEDVLLMAGELVTNACQHAAGPYLLELASYGPLLRVAVRDADDRPPVLRPARVPARPGGYGLRVVDRLALAWGCEPVPGGGKTVWLEVVRPPAAAAVPSARPDRPPAEP, from the coding sequence ATGGGCGCCCGTCCGTCCCGCCCCACCGGGCCCGCAGGTCCCGTCCGGGGCGGGCCGGAACGGCGCAGCCTGCCGCTGACCGGCGCACCCGGGACGGTCGCCCGGGGCCGGGAGTTCACCCGTCTGGCGCTACGCGCCTGGGGCTGGCTGCCCGCGCCGGACGACGACGGGCGAACCGCCGCCGAGGACGTGCTGCTGATGGCCGGCGAACTGGTCACCAACGCCTGCCAGCACGCCGCCGGCCCCTACCTGCTGGAACTGGCCAGCTACGGGCCGCTGCTCCGGGTCGCCGTCCGGGACGCCGACGACCGGCCGCCGGTGCTGCGCCCGGCCCGGGTGCCCGCCCGCCCCGGCGGCTACGGGCTGCGGGTGGTGGACCGGCTGGCCCTCGCCTGGGGGTGCGAGCCGGTGCCGGGCGGCGGGAAGACCGTGTGGCTGGAGGTGGTCCGCCCACCGGCGGCCGCCGCCGTCCCTTCCGCCCGCCCCGACCGTCCTCCGGCGGAACCTTGA
- a CDS encoding STAS domain-containing protein gives MEAQPRAEPGAATEPGTEPGPGAEPGAPLAVALRRPPGALVVRPEGELDHDSVGPLRDVLERAVADPPGRLVVDCGGLDFCDSTGLNLLLRAHGAARRAGVPLLLAAPGPVLGRILEITGADEVLDVHPTVEDALAAEAPPPPGAGGDPGAGPGAGPGASGEP, from the coding sequence GTGGAAGCACAGCCCCGCGCGGAACCAGGCGCCGCAACGGAGCCCGGAACGGAGCCCGGGCCGGGCGCCGAACCGGGCGCCCCGCTCGCCGTCGCGCTGCGTCGCCCGCCCGGCGCCCTCGTGGTGCGGCCCGAGGGCGAACTCGACCACGACAGCGTCGGACCGCTGCGCGACGTCCTGGAACGGGCCGTCGCCGACCCGCCCGGCCGGCTCGTGGTGGACTGCGGCGGCCTCGACTTCTGCGACTCCACCGGCCTCAACCTGCTGCTGCGCGCCCACGGAGCCGCCCGCCGGGCGGGCGTCCCGCTGCTGCTGGCCGCGCCCGGCCCGGTACTCGGCCGGATCCTGGAGATCACCGGCGCGGACGAGGTGCTGGACGTTCACCCCACCGTCGAGGACGCGCTCGCGGCCGAGGCGCCACCGCCCCCGGGGGCCGGTGGCGATCCCGGTGCTGGCCCGGGCGCGGGACCGGGCGCGTCCGGGGAGCCGTGA
- a CDS encoding cupin domain-containing protein, with protein sequence MNARQGGFAMPGYRSIAPEAPQAAPDPAAPCALLTAAGSVGTGGAAAVGVIDAAPVLAAGFSAGPLDLTAVGRPGGTSLSLRRVDIAPGQSTGWHYHPGPMVVIVGSGTLTLTSAEGTVERPTGSAFVEAAGPGHVHNGHNTGSETVSLFTLSFMPPGVPMSFPVPAPDWALG encoded by the coding sequence ATGAACGCACGTCAGGGCGGCTTCGCCATGCCCGGTTACCGATCGATCGCACCGGAAGCGCCGCAGGCCGCGCCGGACCCGGCAGCGCCGTGCGCGCTGCTGACGGCGGCCGGGAGCGTAGGCACCGGAGGCGCGGCGGCGGTCGGGGTGATCGACGCCGCGCCCGTCCTCGCGGCGGGGTTCAGCGCCGGTCCGCTCGACCTCACCGCCGTCGGCCGACCGGGAGGGACGAGCCTGTCGCTGCGCCGGGTGGACATCGCGCCGGGGCAGAGCACCGGCTGGCACTACCACCCCGGGCCGATGGTCGTCATCGTCGGCTCCGGGACACTGACCCTCACCAGTGCGGAGGGGACGGTGGAACGGCCGACCGGCAGCGCGTTCGTGGAGGCCGCCGGGCCCGGCCACGTCCACAACGGCCACAACACGGGGAGCGAGACGGTCTCCCTGTTCACGCTCTCGTTCATGCCGCCGGGCGTGCCGATGTCCTTCCCCGTGCCCGCGCCCGACTGGGCACTCGGGTAA
- a CDS encoding SigB/SigF/SigG family RNA polymerase sigma factor has product MGKYEARRLSDALFRRLAGLNPEDPVHSYVRGTVIELNMPLVRFVASRFRHRPEELDDIVQVGTVGLIKAVDGFDPDRGVEFVTYAIPTISGEIKRFFRDTSWPLRVPRSVQERYLAAVRASDRLEQALGRLPDTAELAAELHVTEDEAAEGLEAGRLCRCDSLDSLRDDGSDDAGSALINRLGGCDPELEVAELRVMATPFLSRLPERERTVLLLRFWGGLTQSEIAARIGVSQMHVSRILAATLAGLRERIEHGGDDGGESAGGDGGEGCGDGAGESAG; this is encoded by the coding sequence ATGGGCAAGTACGAGGCACGCCGGCTCAGCGACGCGCTGTTCCGCCGGCTGGCCGGGCTGAACCCCGAGGACCCGGTGCACAGTTACGTCCGGGGCACCGTGATCGAGCTGAACATGCCGCTGGTGCGGTTCGTCGCGTCCCGGTTCCGGCACCGTCCCGAGGAGCTCGACGACATCGTCCAGGTCGGCACCGTCGGGCTGATCAAGGCGGTCGACGGCTTCGACCCGGACCGCGGCGTCGAGTTCGTCACCTACGCGATCCCCACCATCTCCGGTGAGATCAAGCGGTTCTTCCGCGACACCTCGTGGCCGCTGCGCGTCCCGCGCAGTGTGCAGGAGCGCTACCTGGCGGCCGTGCGCGCCTCCGACCGGCTCGAACAGGCCCTCGGCCGGCTGCCCGACACCGCCGAACTCGCCGCCGAACTGCACGTCACCGAGGACGAGGCCGCCGAAGGGCTGGAAGCCGGCCGGCTCTGCCGCTGCGACTCCCTCGACTCGCTGCGCGACGACGGCTCCGACGACGCCGGCAGCGCCCTGATCAACCGGCTCGGCGGCTGCGACCCCGAACTGGAGGTCGCCGAACTCCGGGTGATGGCCACCCCGTTCCTCAGCCGGCTGCCCGAACGGGAACGCACCGTCCTGCTGCTGCGGTTCTGGGGCGGGCTCACCCAGAGTGAGATCGCCGCCCGGATCGGCGTCTCCCAGATGCACGTCTCCCGGATCCTCGCCGCGACCCTGGCCGGGCTGCGCGAACGGATCGAGCACGGCGGCGACGACGGCGGCGAGTCCGCTGGTGGGGACGGCGGCGAGGGCTGCGGCGACGGGGCCGGGGAGAGCGCCGGTTGA
- a CDS encoding VOC family protein yields the protein MASRISELVLGCREPEVLARFWCEVLDFVVLDREADGSVEIGPREGFGGAQPTLFLSAEAEPAPGLPRLHIDVNPTDRDQAAELERLLALGARPAEIGQTGEEPWHVLSDPNTPDSQFWSDARCRPPPLPVTRGIRPPPNAV from the coding sequence ATGGCCAGTCGAATCAGCGAACTCGTCCTGGGCTGCCGCGAGCCCGAGGTCCTGGCACGGTTCTGGTGCGAGGTGCTGGACTTCGTGGTCCTGGACCGCGAGGCGGACGGCAGCGTCGAGATCGGCCCGCGCGAGGGCTTCGGCGGCGCGCAGCCGACGCTGTTCCTGAGCGCCGAGGCCGAGCCCGCGCCCGGCCTGCCCCGACTGCACATCGACGTCAACCCGACCGACCGCGACCAGGCCGCCGAACTGGAGCGGCTGCTGGCCCTCGGTGCCCGCCCCGCCGAGATCGGCCAGACCGGCGAGGAGCCGTGGCACGTCCTCAGCGACCCGAACACTCCGGATTCACAGTTCTGGAGTGACGCCCGGTGTCGACCGCCACCCTTACCCGTGACCAGGGGAATTCGTCCCCCTCCCAACGCAGTATGA
- a CDS encoding SpoIIE family protein phosphatase: MDHPKEQPESRPRRPERRPHPAEPRPGVRHLLALRLRRAQDETEELRAALATRPLTALATGVLAERLGCGPAEAGAQLLALAERAHLGPQELAADILTTLPAAADGATTTGPGPAPPAPPAGPSGRPPPVVEAALAQVAGMLGASAAVLWTVQPGGVLHAAAAPGFSEGERAAWQHVPPGVPTPAQQALDRRAELGPTGPVTATLGAGRAPYRLAVPLHRAAGPAAVLELAWPRRPAEPTAAERRRLRVAAEVSALALTDRPDPIGAAVADEPDTAALDAALTPALLLAPEPATGPPADFRIVRVNAAFTDPADRPPHRVEGRTLTAVYPRACADGLLDLLLRVHATGRPYHADSLALTFLSGQTPVPVLLELAAARLAAPPGRLLVGWRPAGADDRDDRLLRTAQRLTHLAGFEEDLRTGEIHWTPRTAELLGLPAGTAPIPLAALPAHVHPDDEQNVRRVVNSALENGRSGAAVFRMRHLSSYTHYVRLVAEPVPDPGGRTAAVHGAFQDVSAQHWTETALAATTESLADSRQQSAERHLLARRLQQAILPPAPPPLESAGLRAAVRYRPSSQEDRVGGDWYDTTLLPDRTALLVVGDMAGHGVEAAQGMVALRHALRGLAYTGAGPGRLLGWLNRATTDLTGAATATAVCARYHPDTRTLHWARAGHLPPVLLRDGTARPLPMPHGILLGAADDPDYQEHHLAMRPGDVLLLYTDGLIERRDQSVEEPLAHLTRILAEPAADLDALLDRALATSTADTDDDTCLIAVEVLPAADTDPGESV, from the coding sequence ATGGACCACCCGAAGGAGCAGCCCGAGAGCCGCCCGCGCCGCCCCGAGCGCCGGCCGCATCCCGCCGAGCCGCGCCCCGGCGTCCGCCACCTGCTGGCGCTGCGCCTGCGCCGCGCCCAGGACGAGACCGAGGAGCTGCGCGCCGCGCTCGCCACCCGCCCGCTCACCGCGCTGGCCACCGGCGTCCTCGCCGAACGGCTCGGCTGCGGGCCGGCCGAGGCCGGGGCGCAGCTGCTCGCGCTCGCCGAACGCGCCCACCTCGGCCCGCAGGAGCTCGCCGCCGACATCCTCACCACCCTGCCCGCCGCCGCCGACGGCGCCACCACCACCGGCCCGGGGCCCGCCCCGCCGGCGCCCCCGGCCGGGCCGTCCGGACGGCCGCCGCCGGTGGTCGAGGCCGCGCTCGCCCAGGTCGCCGGCATGCTCGGGGCCAGTGCCGCCGTGCTCTGGACCGTCCAGCCCGGCGGCGTCCTGCACGCCGCCGCCGCGCCGGGCTTCAGCGAGGGCGAGCGCGCCGCCTGGCAGCACGTCCCGCCCGGCGTCCCCACGCCCGCGCAGCAGGCCCTGGACCGCCGCGCCGAGCTGGGCCCGACCGGCCCGGTCACCGCCACGCTCGGCGCCGGCCGCGCCCCGTACCGCCTGGCCGTGCCGCTGCACCGCGCCGCCGGCCCCGCCGCCGTCCTCGAACTCGCCTGGCCGCGCCGCCCGGCCGAGCCCACCGCCGCCGAGCGCCGCCGGCTGCGGGTCGCCGCCGAGGTCAGCGCCCTGGCCCTGACCGACCGCCCCGACCCGATCGGCGCGGCGGTCGCCGACGAGCCCGACACCGCCGCGCTCGACGCCGCGCTCACCCCCGCCCTGCTGCTCGCGCCCGAACCCGCCACCGGCCCGCCCGCCGACTTCCGGATCGTCCGGGTCAACGCGGCCTTCACCGACCCGGCCGACCGGCCCCCGCACCGGGTCGAGGGCCGCACCCTCACCGCCGTCTACCCGCGCGCCTGCGCCGACGGCCTGCTCGACCTGCTGCTGCGGGTGCACGCCACCGGCCGCCCGTACCACGCCGACAGCCTCGCGCTGACCTTCCTCTCCGGGCAGACCCCCGTCCCGGTCCTGCTGGAGCTCGCCGCCGCCCGCCTCGCCGCCCCGCCCGGGCGCCTGCTGGTCGGCTGGCGGCCGGCCGGCGCCGACGACCGCGACGACCGGCTGCTGCGAACCGCCCAGCGGCTGACCCACCTCGCCGGGTTCGAGGAGGACCTGCGCACCGGCGAGATCCACTGGACGCCGCGCACCGCCGAACTGCTCGGCCTGCCCGCCGGCACCGCGCCGATCCCGCTCGCCGCGCTGCCCGCGCACGTCCACCCCGACGACGAGCAGAACGTCCGCCGGGTCGTCAACTCGGCGCTGGAGAACGGGCGTTCCGGCGCCGCGGTGTTCCGGATGCGGCACCTCAGCAGCTACACCCACTACGTCCGGCTGGTCGCCGAGCCGGTCCCCGACCCCGGCGGGCGCACCGCCGCCGTCCACGGCGCCTTCCAGGACGTCTCCGCCCAGCACTGGACCGAGACCGCGCTCGCCGCCACCACCGAGAGCCTCGCCGACAGCCGCCAGCAGTCCGCCGAACGCCACCTGCTCGCCCGGCGCCTGCAACAGGCCATCCTGCCGCCCGCCCCGCCCCCGCTGGAGAGCGCCGGACTGCGCGCCGCCGTCCGCTACCGCCCCTCCTCCCAGGAGGACCGGGTCGGCGGCGACTGGTACGACACCACCCTGCTGCCCGACCGCACCGCCCTGCTGGTCGTCGGCGACATGGCCGGCCACGGCGTCGAGGCCGCGCAGGGCATGGTCGCGCTGCGCCACGCCCTGCGCGGCCTCGCCTACACCGGCGCCGGACCGGGCCGGCTGCTCGGCTGGCTCAACCGGGCCACCACCGACCTCACCGGCGCCGCCACCGCCACCGCCGTCTGCGCCCGCTACCACCCCGACACCCGCACCCTGCACTGGGCCCGGGCCGGCCACCTCCCGCCCGTCCTGCTGCGCGACGGCACCGCCCGCCCGCTCCCGATGCCGCACGGCATCCTGCTCGGCGCCGCCGACGACCCCGACTACCAGGAGCACCACCTCGCGATGCGCCCCGGCGACGTCCTGCTGCTGTACACCGACGGCCTGATCGAACGCCGCGACCAGTCCGTCGAGGAACCCCTCGCGCACCTCACCCGGATCCTCGCCGAACCCGCCGCCGACCTCGACGCCCTGCTCGACCGCGCCCTCGCCACCAGCACCGCCGACACCGACGACGACACCTGCCTGATCGCCGTCGAGGTCCTCCCGGCCGCCGACACCGATCCGGGCGAAAGCGTTTGA